The DNA region AGTAGAGTACTCAAATGCTTATCCAATCGGGGATTAACCCAAAATGAAGCAAAGGCACAGTATGAAGCAGAATTAACATTTTCCAAAGTATTCGATGAAAAATATAAAATCTAAAACATAAAAAGGAGGAATTTGAATGAAATTTATCGTGTCTGCAAGTGTGATTGTCCTTAATGAGAACAATGAAATCTTACTTATGAAAGGACGGAGAGGCTGGGAAATGCCGCAAGGCTGTGTGGAAGAAGGCGAGACCATTAGTCAAGCAGCTATTCGAGAAGTGAAGGAAGAGACTGGCATTGGTATTGAACTTATTAAGTTTTGTGGCTTATATCAGAA from Paenibacillus sp. JNUCC-31 includes:
- a CDS encoding NUDIX hydrolase — its product is MKFIVSASVIVLNENNEILLMKGRRGWEMPQGCVEEGETISQAAIREVKEETGIGIELIKFCGLYQNTTRGVCNNIFTGRPIGGTLTTSIESDEVGFFTLEQADEMITWGNFKERIHKALDESTHPILVEFSE